In Bordetella holmesii ATCC 51541, the following proteins share a genomic window:
- a CDS encoding putative isrso14-transposase orfa protein: MPQARNLRGNVLQLEGEVRWHDGVGRSEAQGAGAGEQQAQEAVGRVDAG, from the coding sequence GTGCCGCAAGCACGGAATCTCCGAGGCAACGTACTACAACTGGAAGGCGAAGTTCGGTGGCATGACGGTGTCGGACGCTCAGAGGCTCAAGGAGCTGGAGCAGGAGAACAACAAGCTCAAGAAGCTGTTGGCCGAGTCGATGCTGGATAA
- a CDS encoding FAD binding domain protein: MLYREEDTRPYECDGLSLFRALPAAVVLPETEAQLQAVLRLCKRLNVPVVARGAGTGLSGGSLPHAQGVLLGLSKFNRIKRLDPAAGLVVVEPGVRNLAISEAASAYGLYYAPDPSSQIACSIGGNVAENSGACTV, encoded by the coding sequence GTGCTGTATCGGGAGGAAGATACACGCCCCTATGAGTGCGATGGCCTGTCCCTGTTCCGTGCATTGCCCGCCGCGGTGGTCTTGCCAGAAACCGAAGCGCAATTGCAGGCCGTGCTGCGGCTGTGCAAGCGGCTGAACGTGCCGGTTGTGGCTCGCGGTGCCGGCACGGGCTTGTCAGGCGGCTCGCTGCCACATGCCCAGGGCGTGCTACTGGGTTTATCCAAGTTCAACCGTATCAAGCGTCTCGATCCGGCAGCGGGATTGGTGGTCGTCGAGCCCGGGGTGCGCAATCTGGCCATCTCGGAGGCCGCATCTGCCTACGGTCTTTACTATGCGCCGGACCCTTCGAGCCAGATCGCTTGCTCGATAGGCGGTAATGTGGCCGAGAACTCGGGGGCGTGCACTGTCTGA